aatgttgctttaatgtctGGGCCCATTGATGATCATTGTCACATCCAGCTCCTACAGGTAATGTCAGAACCACTTCGGGGTAGCTGTGCATGAAAGGGGCAATACTGTTACATTagagaaactgaaaactgtCTTCTGACATCCCTTAATCAATGTCAAACAgtttagtttctttttgttcaagCACAACCTCACATTGAAAACAGGTGAACTCTGCATTCCCGAAGTCctctgccagcagcagcagcagcagcagcaccgtcCACAGGAGATGAAATGCCTTGAAAAGCAACAATTTTCCATTCTGTTACCTTTATCAATGGAGTTTGACTCTGAATGCTGATGCTGACAGCACTACAGGAATGCTGGACTCATGTTGTTGGCTTTGttggtgttgctgctgctgcctcttgcCTTTCATGTTGGCCTGTTGTAATACCGATTGGTTTTTCCCAGAAAATGATGCAACCCTGGACAGTCTTTGGTTTGACTTTGGTCATCAAAAGACTGATGTTACGCTTGACCTCATGGAATACTACAATCCACAGCCACAACAAAGGCATTACACCATGACTGTTTGTCCAAGAGACATCATCTCTTGAGAGGGATTTCTCTCCCAGGATGGatagacatgcaatagatgtcatGTGAACAGAATGGATCAAAATAgtaaaaatactgtaaacacattaaGAATAAAGAGCAAATTTGGGCTCAAAACACTGCACTTTTTCTGTATGTGATAAAGTTTTTTGAAGGGATCACAAGTGTTGGgagaaatctgacattttttggcACCTGGACAAGAAAggtgttcatgttttttgcaAACTGTTTCCCACAAatatccatttttaaaaaatccactgatttgtagattttattttcttgtctaAATCTGAATAAAGGGCCTGACAATTACAGATTTTGCGATttcacttaaagctgctgtgagcaCTGtcgtcattttagctaacttcctgtccagtTTGCAGTTGGTaatcctctccctcctctctacatcaccaaATGAATGCTTAGCGGAAAAACACCAGACAGGATCCCGCTCTCTATGAGTTCTctgtgggcagggataccagaacaatttcttttctcttttactgcatgagaaCGAGTGAAGAGAGACATGTGACAGAGTGGCTACTGTTGTAATATAAAACTTACAGCAGTTTTAAGCTGCAGTTCTCTGTGGCTAAAAttcatcaaaacattaaaatatcttTGTTTATAATGTCTTTATTGTTGAACTGAAAATAATGCAGGATTTGTTGCCCAATGAAAACACATACAGATGTATTGCTGTAACTATCATTTCAGGTTTGCCAAGTTTGCCTCGTTCGAACTCAGCAAAGGCCTCCGGGGAGATGCTCCAGGGGCTGCACACATCCGCATGATTATACCTGGAAGCTGCAAAGTCCACATACAGGTCATTAGTTTGCCACGGAGCAACTCCGCCGCAGCAGTGCTCAGAGTTACTTCCAGTAAACAACATTACTCAAACTGCAGGCCAGTCGTGGGAATAAGAGAGAGGCTGCTCAATAAGGTCAGAACGCCTGAATGAAGTCATTTACGGATGAAGACTGATATTCATGTGGCACTTTACAGAGTGTCTCATAACTTCATTTATTGGACGTCTTTTGTAATTTTTTGTTAAACATACACGTCATGAGAAGTCAAGTAGAGGAGCAGTGTAGcatgcatcacattttcattgCAGGCATATAATCACAGTTAATGTGTTAAGAAAACTATATACAgcaaataataacaataataataacattaacaataataTATGATTTTTCAATTTATAAAATTGCAAATATGTGGATATTGGCATAGCCACATTATACAGCAAGTAAATCGCCCCATCTTTAACACACATTCCAATCAGTAATTTTAAAACGAGAGAGAGATTAGATTTAAGATTAAGAGCTGACGTATCAATTTAACACTGCAATGAACACTGACTTGATATCTATAGGATTTGTAGAATATTTCCATTATCAAAACATAAAgtacacacacaataaatagcagttgtatgtgtgtggtaTACACAGATGGCTCCTTACGTGACAAGCACAATGATTTTTAGAGAACAatgttacagtttttctttttctccatgAAACAGCTCATTGTTACAGACATTTCTTGTTTTACATTCAGTGATTTGGAGAACAGGGACTCCACAAACAATGCACATATAGAGCCAACATGCCTTTTGAAAAGACAAGTTTATCAGTCACTCAGCTCCGTAACGTTAAAAAGCAGATCGCAGTTTCCCCCTGTGGTGCGTTTCCCTTAACAGGATGAGGTATTTGCCAGAAGAGATGCTTTCATCCATCACTCCTTCCTCAGTCTGATCAGACGAGTCATGTCGCAGTTCAGCAGTGCAAGATCTTAATGAACGCCTTTCTGAACTCGACATTAAAGGTGGTGTATATGATGGGATTTACGGCGCTATTCACGTAGCCCAGCCAAGTGAAAGCGTTGTACACCTCGGCGGGGACCTTGCATTTTGTGCAGTGGGTGTTCAAGATATGCGTAATGAAAAATGGCAGCCAGCATATGATGAAGACACCTGAGGATGtacaagaaaaaactgaatgaatTATTAGAGAGAGACAGTTGAAGAAAAATACTAAGTACACCAAAATAAGGGTGACATATTGTAAGGAGAAGTTGGACTAATAGAGGTGTCAGGGGTATTTCCTTCCGTTGCATCACTGCCTGTCTTGTTTGCAAACTCTGTTTTAGGTCTAACCAAAATATCTGAGATGGAAATAACAATGCATGCACAGGCAGATGGCTGGGAGCTTGTCCAAAAGAAAAGTAGTTTTCTAAAATGCACATTACAGGATTAGCTTGTGGTAAATTagaacagaaacaaatatttagATGACAAAACAACCAGGAACAACAGCTCGTCTCATGCATCCACTTCAGAAGGGGTgtgcgctaacgcttttagctcagcagctccagatttcagcttaaaagaGGGTACAAATAAtgccttttcaaatcaatttgggatctcagtgCTTGGATTTTGCTGTACAATTGCCGTGGGTAGccattttttactgtttttgttttgtccccatctgcttcagttgtttaagaaaATGCcataatgctgttttgctgtgaagctccagaaacgttttgtCACTTCCACTTCAGTGTGTATACTCACATAGCACAGcattttaattgattgattgattgactgattctATATTATTTACACCAAAcggaaaattaaataaaaaacttcAGTAACAAGTGAACCAACTTACCCAGGACAATGGCTAACATCTGTGTggccttcttctccttctgctgGGATATCTTCCTCTTGCTCATGGTCTTCACAGAGGTCTGAGTCTTGCCATTAGGTAAGGCCTGCGTCTGGAAGGCTTTGGCCACAACGGGAGCCGAATCCCCCAGGGCCCCCTTAGCAGGGTCTCCGTTCTTTTCTGCTTTCTGGCCCTCTTCAGGGGGTGTGGGAGGACTGGAGGTGGGGCTAGCGTTAGCCTTGTTGGGCATCAATAGCTGGTGGCTGGTGGCCGGAGTGTCTCCAAGAGCACactgcggctgctgctgcttctgtttctggCTGCTGCCACTGTTGTTCAGCTCATCCAGCTCAAGATCTTCTCCTTCGTTGACTCCATCTTTGATGAATATCTGAGCAAGGTCACAGAAGCATAGATTcagattcattttcatttaggtTATTGCACAATGGGTGACATTTAAAATAGTACTAATTAAAAAGAGTACAAATGATCCCACTTTGAGTTTTAAATTTAGGTTTTCTTCGCTCACAGGAGAAGACAGGTGCCTTTTAAGCTGTTTTCTCTTCTTGAAATGAAGGAAAACGTCAAGGTGACACGTTGCTAAATCTTTTATgtgcaaaacaaatgtgtttccaACAATTAAgctttttgaggaaaaaaaaaagctggaagcatgagaacaaaaataaagagCACACACCACTTTCTTCTTGTTGACAGGAAAACTCCCATTAGATTTAACAATCATGGTGCACAACCTCACATCCTCTGGATGAGTGCACTTATcctgaaatgaaaacagctgtgtcaGGAAAGGAGAAGGTACAATGTCAAAGCACAACTGACAAAAGGGCTGTCTAAGCACAGGTCCCACTGCCTACCGGGTCAAATGAGGCTGCATCGAGCTCTGGCACAGAAAGGCTGTTTACCAAGAATGTGATCTGCAGCTGCAAGTCCATTAACCGGACAGCGTAAGAATCTGTCAGCTGAGATTATTTCACCAAGATGATAAAAACTCATCCAACAATTAACAGCATAAGTGGAACTTTATGTAAATTTTGTTCTTTTACTCCATAAAGATTATGTACGTAATCTGTCAATATGCTGCCATATAATGACTTTACGGATCATTAAATTATATGGTAATGTATAGtctacacactcacacacactcacacacacgctgagCCATGCGTGAACATGAGTAATGCAGTGCACTGGATCAAAAGCATTACTTGGCTTCCTGTGCAGAGCCCATCGAGCTTCGGTATGTCAGTAAAATCAATAACCAGAAAAGCAAAAGGTCATGTGAGGGCCATCATATTTATGGATGTGTGACGGCTTTCGACACcgaaataaatgtaaatgtaacacTGAAATTAAACTGAATGGAACCAGTTACATATAGAGGAGaagaataacattttaaatgcttcagATGTACCTGAGCCGTGCCCTTTAATCTATCGccttgagtgtttttttttaaagaaaatccaTTCTCTTCTTGTCTGTGCTTTTCCCTTCACCATATGTTCTTATGTTATACAATGCCTGAGCATAAAACCATGTAACataattgttttgaaaaaatatttgatagCAGttttataaagacacaaattaaCTCAAAGGGCAagagatttttttatgttatcttTTCAAACTGGTTGAAAAAGATATCATTCTAAAAATGCTCAaaaagtacggaagccctaagCAGCCATGGGTCAATCattatttcctttgttttccaGCGATAACGAGttaaattttatttgttttcttgagatcatGAATTATTTCTGTCATCATCACGAGATAACAACCGTTGTTTTCCCAAGGTAACAAAAAAAGTTTGGCAAGATTTCCAGATAACGAACGTTGTGTTCCCGAGATCACAATTTAATTATGTCATTATCACAAGAGAACAGCtgttgttttcccaagataatgACATGTATTAGCTGAAGCTATATAAGACCCAAAACACTGCAGGAACCGTTGCATTATGTGAAGCGATGTCAGATGAACAAGAGCATTTTGATCGTTGCGTTacaaaaactatttttcttgaaatctcgagaaaacaagcttttacatccccgagataacgagataaatGAGGTTGTTCCCTCTTTTAACTTACAGATTAATGTTTATTACATCAGCAATGAGCCATGAGCCATGAGTAGCAACTGATTTAAGCTGAACATTTCCTAATTTATGTACATACATTATTataacattcaaacacacactaatGAGGGTAGTTTCTTATCCCTAGGCCAATGAGAGGTTGTAGCCTACTGGACAGTTACATTGTTGCGCCTATCCCTTACAGTATCACattaacagttaaataataaaacaaacaagctcaTAAAAAGTTCATATTTTGCTTTGAAACTCACAAAAGCCGCCCATAGAGCAGTGTGTATGTGATGGTCCACTTTTTGTGAACcttataaagttgttttttaatgatctTGGGAAAACCACATTTGTTATTCCGTAATGATGACGGATTTAACTCGTTATCATGGCGAAATGCAGGAAATCATATGTTTGACCCGTGACcattcaatgaaaaaaaagcatgtgATACTATGTTaggcatttttaaatgaaatgaagcctGCAAAGAGTAAAActttacacaaacactgtctATGTTACTTTAATGGCTTTAGTCAGATCACATACTGTCGACCTCAATGTTGATTTAGACGTTCAAAAAGCGCAGACAGGAGTGAGCTCTGGTATAATAAAGGTGTAAATCAATTTCACTTTCATATTAAAGCCATAAAGGTGTTCGTCGTAAACGGCGACCATATTGCTACAGCGGCTCACCTTCAGCGAAGTGGCCACATCAGGGTCGGCAGCCTGACAGACGCGCTGCTTTGGCTTTGTGTTAACACGTTTCCTGCGCTTCCTCAGGACCACATAAATTTGCACATAAACCAGCAGAGTGATGATGAAGGGAACGTAGAAGGACACGATGGAAGAGTACACCACAAAGGCTGGATTGGCGATCACACAGAGAGACTCATCACGAGTTGCTGTGGAGATAAGCACAGGGTGAAAAACGGTCTCAGACTGCATGTTATGTTCTATCcaaaattgttttctttatgcGAGTGTGGCTGTATTGTGTCTTTTTTCAATGTGactctttaaaatgtttctaaaataaaatgggaaactTAGTTTGGTTTGAACTTGCAGCTAGCAATGAAGCCTGCTCTTTGATTTCCAAGATGCTGCCATAGCCCCTTTTTGCTGCCAAATGTAGAGATCATATCATCCCAATTTTCAACTCCCTGCACTGGTTGCTTGTTAAttttagatttacatttttaaagccaGCCAAATTGGCCCTGAGCAGCTCCCAACTCTCTTAACTcccttctcacacacacacacacacacactgaggtgaCCATCCTGTCTCTTCTGGACTCAAAATGGACAAAGTTCAGGCAGCTTCAGATTAGTCAACAATTGTTGCCACACAGGCAGGCATAACAACcgatgatgtcacagtaattGTGTAGTTCATGTTAACAACTCGCTATCTTCACACTTCAAGGCGGCGGTGCCTCAGGAGGTAGAGAGGGCTGACCattaaagggcaacacaatttTACATGAAATGAGGTTTACTTGTCACAAGGAGCATTTCTCAGCCTGTGAAACCAGTtgtataatatattatttagCTTGGGAAGGAGTTTTTAAAAGTCGGAACACATAATAGGCCAGTTACAATCTTTAAAGGTGTGCTGTGCAACTTTTTAACAGGCCTGTAAACAAATGAAGAGACAGAGCTCTTGATACATGGTGAAGTCCCTCCCCTTCTGGTGGACACAGTGGGACCTTATTTCTGAAAAGAATATTACTGTTAATTGGGAGGGACAAgcaagtcacagtttgtcataaaactgtATTAGACTGTGAAAATATATTATTGATGTTGCCTCGTTTAACACTCACCGAAACGTTTTACAGCCGATCTAGTCAGCTAGCTCAGAACCTACTAACTCTACTTTCTTATTACTACAGCTGTCAATATGGCCAGACTTTTTGAAAGGTCTCTCTGTGCCAAGGTGACAGCCATGTTGTACACTGAGCGGTTTTACTCAAAACAATATGGTatttttctgcaactttattGACTTATCTTACTCATCTTAAAGATAGACAAACATTATATGTGTAATTAATGGCACGATTCAAGCAAGAAACGAAAAATATATctccaataataataataatacagactTTTcccaaaataaggtccctgCAAGCGATAACTTGAGTTTTAGAtgtactttaaaggtgcaatgtgtaagaatttcagtttaaaacaatcCAATTAGCTCAGCTTTGGTTGCATTAACTTTAAACCATTATTTCTAACCCCAACTTTATGAAAGTCACATAATAAATTGCTgtaatactaaaaaaaaaccctgtacTCGACCCCCTGTCCACGTGTTGAAGAGCCCTTGAGCATGTCAAAGGTACACTGTATGCATGAGTGCATGTGCGTGGGTGAATACGCGCAAATCTGAGGTTGTGATATTCTGTGTTTGAAATCATCAACAGACACCCCTAATACACATGATGTCCCTCCACAGTTTTAGAAACTTTCAGTGCATTGCcagaacattttaaagatgAGCTGCTATAGCTTTAAACACTAATCTTGATGGTTGGTGCCGGTGATATCTGCTTTCATGTTCCCTGCAGCTTACACAGGCTGAACACAAGTGAGCTGCAGTCACAGCTCACTTGTGTTCCGGGGCTCACAAATCTAAACGCCTGAGTCTTGGGAGAATCGACATCACATCAAGGCAGTCAGAGGGATGAGTGAGGCATCAAAGTGACAGGATGTGAGCCACAGGAGCTGGTTAGCAACAAGTCTAAAAATCGCTTAATCGTTAACAGCCTTAGCTGTAATCTTCTCTCAAGCCCCTGTTCAGGGAAATAAGCAACCAAAAGGGCTAAGGCTCACTAACAGTAGTTACATGTAAGTATGAAGTAATAGTTTACTTGCAAGAGCTGACGTGTATATATCTTGTATTCACTTTTGTAATACAATGCAGTAACACCAGACGCGGACATACTACATTAATGAATAATTAAGTAATGATTAATTCATAAATATCTGAATCAACTGTAGGTTACTTTTTTcatgagttgttcctgatttACTATGAACCACCCACTGATTGGCAGGAGCTAGTGATCACTCATTCATTActaattattaaataattagtttctgtttttgtgtaccTTTAAGTAAAGTGAGACATCATACTGAGGAGTTAGCCAATAGACtcattaaatactaattactGAATCATTAATTACCCTTAATGTTTACTTTCAAGTAAAGTGAGACATCATACTAAGTAGTTACCAAATAGACTTGAGTAACGATGTTGAGTAAttgatgattaattaattagtatGACTAAGTAATAAGTATTTAATCGAGTATACTTGGTcactactcagtattatgtttcactttatcGAAAggcacaaaaagagtaactaatgattaagtaatcaGTTGT
This is a stretch of genomic DNA from Pagrus major chromosome 2, Pma_NU_1.0. It encodes these proteins:
- the drd2a gene encoding dopamine receptor D2a is translated as MDVFTQYAYNDSFFDNGTWSFNETDQEHKHPYNYYAMLLTLLIFVIVFGNVLVCMAVSREKALQTTTNYLIVSLAVADLLVATLVMPWVVYLEVVGEWRFSKIHCDIFVTLDVMMCTASILNLCAISIDRYTAVAMPMLYNTRYSSRRRVTVMISVVWVLSFAISCPLLFGLNNTATRDESLCVIANPAFVVYSSIVSFYVPFIITLLVYVQIYVVLRKRRKRVNTKPKQRVCQAADPDVATSLKDKCTHPEDVRLCTMIVKSNGSFPVNKKKVIFIKDGVNEGEDLELDELNNSGSSQKQKQQQPQCALGDTPATSHQLLMPNKANASPTSSPPTPPEEGQKAEKNGDPAKGALGDSAPVVAKAFQTQALPNGKTQTSVKTMSKRKISQQKEKKATQMLAIVLGVFIICWLPFFITHILNTHCTKCKVPAEVYNAFTWLGYVNSAVNPIIYTTFNVEFRKAFIKILHC